The Medicago truncatula cultivar Jemalong A17 chromosome 7, MtrunA17r5.0-ANR, whole genome shotgun sequence genome includes the window TCTATTTATTCCACATGGACTGATATAACTCGGATCGATGATTATCATCAAGTTGCCAGTGTacttgatatttatttttacctATTTTTGCTGACtgttaatttaaaatgaaaatgtttgACAATGATATGACTTCTCATTTTCTTGGTGAATTACATCATCTTAGAACTTAGAATGGAGATTGGAATGtaatagaataattatatttatccCCTGAAGCATGTTGATGCAATTAAGTTCATCCAGTTTTAGGGATAGTGATTATTCTTCAACTTAATGATGCTAATTCCCGTATTGCTGCTATgttgttcttttttgttttgaaggatgCTGCTATGTTGTTCTTTTGAGGAGAGGGGAATACATATTAGTATCATTTTAGCATttcattcctttttttctttcctaaaaGTTACATTCTTTCATTGGAATGAATCAAATTGGccttcgattttttttttgagaaacttTTCTCCCTCCCTAAAAGCAGTTGGTAAGCACGcatgtgattttttatttttttttaggaatgctATAAGAgtccacaaaaataaatttgaaaagtacCAAGTTGATTAATTTGTGTACGTTTTTGAAGTTTAAAAACCGttctttccaattttttctttctttcttatatcATTGATCAAATGAGTGTTAAACATAGGAGTTGAAttatgatatagaaatattgtattgaaaattgtttattaaaagcttaaaaatgtttttatatagaaaatattgtattaaaagcttaaatgtttttaaaataaaattgccattttttttattctttaagtGTTTTTTAAAAGTATATGTTAGCAAATATATTGACATACTCTAGCTTACAACCTCTCAAAAATTCTCTAGCTACACAATGATAAAAATAGTTGCAAATATTTTCTAGGCTAGAGTACTTACACTACTTTGAATGCAAGTATTAAATTGGGAGTGATGTAATATGTGCatctttttttgaattaaaaaagaaaattcttttACAAATATTGGTTGTTGATTCTTGTTCCATTTTTGGTGTTTAAAAcaatactctaaaaaaaatactcacaaattaattaattaatactcGTCATGATTAAGTACAacaatttaagaattttgaagagtatatatatatatttaagaaaGAAAGTGAGGTAATGAATGGGTTAGTTAGATGATGGAAGATGGTAGTACATTCTCGTCGGCGAAGATATCCGTTTGGTGGGACATAGAAAACTGTCAAGTCCCACGATACTTCAACGACGCTAATTCCATCGCTCAAAATATCACCACCGCTCTCTTCAACTCCAACTTCCATGGCCCACTTTCCATTTCCTCTTACGGTGACACCACTCGCATCCCCTCCCACGTTCAACACGCGCTTTCTTCCACCGGCATTTCCCTCCATCACGTCCCCGCCGGTATACTATACTATACACCTCTCTAACCCTAAATCACTTTTCATAATCACTTCTGCAATCATAATcactttttccttttgttttttttttttaggggcgAAAGATGCTAGTGATAAGAAGATACTTGTTGATATGTTGCTATGGGCTATTGATAACCCTGCACCTGCTAACTATTTGTTAATTTCTGGTGATAGAGATTTCTCAAACGCTCTTCATCAACTTCGTATGAGAAGGTATAACATTCTTCTTGCTCAACCTTTTTGTGCTTCTAAACCTCTTACCGCTGCGGCGAAAATCGTTTGGCAATGGCCTACACTCATTGCTGGTGGTCCTCCTTTCTTAACTGAACCAAACCCTAATTGTTCTAGGAAACTTTTCTATCAACCTAAACCTGAGACTgatcataacaacaacaataatgatACTAGTTCTGTTGCTAATTCTGAACAAGTTAAGACTTCAAAGTTGTTTAGATTAGCCCCACATGAATTCTTTTCTAGTAATCACCCTACAATAATCCCAATTAGTAGTACTAATCTCCAAACTCACAATCAGGACTCAACTAAAAGCATTACTGATTTTAATGTTCATAATAATCAATTAATGCTTCCACTTTCTCATGGTAATGATGATGCAACCCATGTTGGAAATGCTAGTTCTGAACAATTGTTGGGTTCTAATGTAAGGAAAGTGAAGAGTATGCCAACAATATCAACTTATGAGAATTTGCAAGGACTTGTGGATGTTATTCTAGTCACTTTGAATACACTGATGAATGAAATGGTTTTTCCTACTGAAGGAAATATAATTCATTGCATTCGTTATGGTGATCCCAAATATGAGACACTTGATATTAGGAAAGGTTTGCATTGTGCAATTGAGCAACAGAAGGTGGTTAAACGAGTATTTGGCACATTGCGTTTGTATATTGTTGCAAATGAGAATCTATGGAAGTGTGTCAACCCTTTACGTGGTTTGCCCAGTCATTTCCCAGATGCAATCTGGGTTAGGATTGAGAAATTTCTTGCTTCATCTTCAGGAAGATCAGCGATTTTGGCGTCTTGTAACAGgtaaaattatattgtttttcttaGCTCCTTGAAGCTTTTATTACTTGTTAAGTTACTGATGTAATCACCTTTTGTGTTTTATTAGATATGAAGCTTCATTAATTCTAAAGAAATTGTGTCTTGAAGAGCTTGTGTTGGGTGATGTACTTAAGATTTTGGAGATTATAATCACAATCAAGAAATGGATTATACCTTATCATTCTAGATGGCAGCCGATTACCATTTCACTTACAGAGACTAATGATGATAGTTGATGATACAGATAGTATTTCTGGTCTTAATATAGCAAATCAATGTGAAGTTTGAAATGGATATGAGCTTTTCCATAGTTAGGGATATGCAGAGAAATTCATGGCAATTCTTTGAATCATGAATAGCTTCAAGTCATATACCTTTTCTACATTCCCATCTGCTTACTGGTGGGGACTTTTTGTTGGTATAGAAGATATATAACTTTTTGTACATTTCCATCTGCTTACTGGTGGATTTTTTGATGGTATAGAAAATGAGTGCAACATTGACCTGCCTTTATATGTTGGGGAATTCTCTTCAATCTCAAATCTTTTTCCCTGCAGTTAAGCTAgactttaattcttttttttttttttggttgaaccTACATGTGTCCTTTTATTAGAGACAAATTTACTTGAATCCTTAGACTCTAAATATGAATGTCTCTTTTGAaagatatataaatttattctaACAAGCATAACGACGAAACTCACATACACAAATTGTTGAGAAGCGGGACTCtattagaaacaaaattatttgaaGAATCGTTGGACATTAAATATGAATGTCTAGCGAGATTTAAGTCTAAACCGTAGTCCGCCACTTGATGTCAGATGACCCGTTATGTTATGCTTTTCATTTGTTTGATACTCCTCAAAAGTAAAGATTTTTATAGAACTGAATAAATGttcttttaaataaatagtaaagttccattcattttaaaaaaaatatatatattgttttatcaCATCACTGTATTTGTAAGTTCTATTCCTTTGTTGAGATGGTTTGGATACTCAACACTGATAACTCCCGTTCTTACAATACTTACCTTTGGAAGTCAAGCATTCCATGTTAAGAAAACAAAGActagaaaataaaaggaaaatgatcgTCAAAATGCAGAACATAAGTTTTGTCTAAAACTCCAAATTCCAATTTAAACCATACATTCCAAAACCATGGATTTTGAGACAGTAGTGCACTTATACAGGTTAACaatgtttttcacccctgtaatatagtaatatatgtcatttccggttttcacccttataaaatttttgatttggtttccgtcctcataattttttttttaattggccgcattagattttaatattttattattaaaatatcttaaatttaatttttaaaaatccaaaataatataaatgaatttatattaatttaaaattaaaaaattataaaaactagaaaaaatattttattaaatttaaggaataaaattttcgaaaaaataattgaatattttcctatatttgtatccagatttttaaaaaaatttttttttttgtagaaaaaattttcgaaaaaaaatccgattataattttaaattttgaaaaaaatctgattatattttcagatttttttctaattttttaaatttgaaaaaagttatagttattttctgatttttaaaattttagaaaaaaaatctaaataaaaaaaaattggtttttcagaaaaaaaaaaacctattacattccacaaattttaaaaatcgtcataatttcgtaaaaaaactaattttttaaattttgaagaaaaaaaatcttaatgtttttttctaattctttttattttagaaaaaaaattctttttttttgaaaaaaatctgaatatttttatgattttttttattatttaaaattaattttcaaattttttttaaaataaaatctgatgtgaaaatgtttttttttacatgtggctaattaaaaaaaataaaaaatgaaaaaagaatggCAACTCAGCGCCACATAAGAAAATCTGCTGAGTTAAATGGGGGAAGGGggttttcagaattttttttttttacgaggatgaaaaccaaaccgaaaattttacaagggcgaaaataaaaaatgacctatattacaggaatgaaaaacactattaaccccaCTTATATATAAGGACATGCTAACATTACTACCCTATTAATTAGTCCCCTTGCACTATTCGATAGACTACTCAAAACAAAGGGTCGTCGAATTGAATAGTATATTTTAACACAACAAAGGGTCACCTCATCATTTAGTAATAGAGGattgatatttgtacatctaatATTAgacaactttggtgacaacCACTTTTCTCCTTTTGTGATTGgacaaaaacaatgaagagaaaaagaagaagagggagaataaaaacacatgtgagTATAAGATTAAGCActgtttcaaaagttgtcaaaaattgattgtcgaaatattatttttcatagtAATAATAGTATTCATGACAGCAAcctataaatatataatgttGTTGTATTACTTGACAGTCCAATAAATTGCCACACAACAATACAATCCATTATTCATTGGCAGGATTATGTCAAGAATTGCTGTTTACACATTTGATAAGACTGTGCCACATGAGTAATTTACCTAAATGtccttcggcagttaattgtCGAAGTTTTAGTAAACCGGCGGCAGCTAACTCCTgaggatttcctcggcagttaactgccgatgcgaACTGAACATAACAGAAGCAGAAACTCAGTTTTCTGAGTATTGCTTCATTGTTCAAAATTTTTCCAAACCATCCAACTTCTCCAATTTCGAATTTTCAGCAAAATCAAGTgcatcatctccatttaatcacaagtaagtatcttgactcatttttaatcataatgttagtttgggtaggtttttttttaaaaaaaaaaatggtagttttcatgtggttagggttgatgtaggaattgaattttttatgagtgCTTGTAGTTTATAACTGAATGTAGTTGCTTTAATTGATAATTGAATGATGTTAGAGtataatgtggttttgaatggtggtaaaaaacacattttgagtatgtttgatactttgcacacaaagtgtttgataaaatgtgtcaatgacaattttattgattatttagttagtttaggtattGGATATGATCTTGATTGTAATTcgaaaaagtgtatattgaattaggttgaatgcatattgaaaaaatgtatattgaattatgttgaatgtgtatattgaattatgtttagtttaggttgaatgtgtatgataatgcatttgattatttacgtttgaatgttaatgatagtgtgtatgataatgtttaggttcaatcaatgtctttattttggtaaagtggTTAAATGTGAAAGtggttatgtttaggttgaatgtgaaagttTAAGTTATGTTTAGGTTTAGTGTTTTTGAtaaagttgttgaatgtataagttgaatgatattaattttattattttattatttaacaaaaaaataacaaacaattcgaccacaaagcaacaatgcaataggattcaaaaaacttacttgtttttgtgattgaaattggcttgaAATGActtcaaatgactcaaaatcgCACCTTGGATAATCAAAAACGCAACAATgaagttttggaaactcctatgctgttttgttcttataacattttcctcggcagttaactgcagccgtatttctaaaatttatgcagttaactgccgaggggcatttgagtaatttactcgtgtggcacagccaaatcAAATGTGAGAACAACAATTCTCGATTATGTCGTAGCCTCATTTAGTAACTGGGTCCACAATAAAGTAACTGCAAAAAAGTCTCAGTTTCAAATTCAATGCAAACCcaaaacttttacaaaattacaaaattgttcCGTATTTCATTCACCTCCCCCAAGTCCCACAAACAGATACGACAGAAATATTTGATGGatgtgttttgattttgatgaaagaGTCGTTGACCAACacacaacaaaaattaaagataacCAAACACTGTCACAAACAAAACTTTTAACTCCAGAAAACAGATTTCTTGCTGCAACCTTACATATCCCAATTGTTTccaaaatgatgaatgaatgaatactACTTATCTTCAACAACACACAGGACAAACATAGCTTCTTCCTGCAACTATGTCTACAATCAGGTCCCATATCCCAATTCTTTGCCAAATAGTAAATGAACCTTACAGAATTTCTTGAACCCATAGTCTTTGAACAACAATCGGATACTCCACCAAAGGCAGACATGCAGCCGCATTTTACGGTGCATATGTAATCAAAGCTGTCATATTTCTGCACAGAATTGGAACTGAGACACGACTTGATTGAGTAATGACCACGGAAGGAATCAACAGTTGATGAAGGAATCATGTGTTGAACTTAAGAGtgttaatttcatttttgttagaCCGTAGCACGGGTAAGAATCAGTAAGTAGGGATTTAACTTTGTATTTTCAAGCTTAAATGCATTATGACCTCCCTATTTTATTTGAAACAGAATTTCAGTCccttaatattaaaatatgagtaaataggcaattaccccctgaaattgtaagtttcgtcaattattcccttgaaattaacaaaacgtcAATTACCccatgaaattgcacaacgttaatcaatttaccccctccgtcaaatttttctgtcagtgaacatgaagttttgcacttatgtgtaaaatgccccccaaacttaaaaatttatatgttttttttttcttatcttgattcaaaagatattaaagacaaacaattataagttaactttaatatttaagcttaaaataagaatatatctTCTAAAAATAACGCATAATTAATAACTTCATATTACTTTAGCAAAATGCATGTTTAGTTAAATTTTTAAGatagaataattttattcaaacttaTCTTAAGAAACTGTCAGAATTAATTATTCATGAGGAATGAGTGTCTCTAGCTTACTTTGTTGTGAATTGGCGTGTCTCTATCTAAATAAGTCATAAGttatgaaaaattgaacaaCCAAATGgcataacataaacaaaataaaataacagacCACTTTAAGAATGAAAGAGTCATGTAAAGTATTAAAGTTAACCGTTAATTGATAgtctttaatatctttgagttaaggataagaaaaaaatatataaattttgaagttcggggggcattttgcacataagtgtaaaacttcagggggggtatttgcaaaacgtcatgtttactaacagaaaaatttgacggagggggtaaattgattaacgttgtgcaatttcaagggggtaattgacattttgttaattttagggggataattgacgaaacttacaatttcaaggggtaattgactatttattcattaaaatatgtttctttttcttctccatTTTCATGCATTGTTGCAATTTTTGATCAAACCAAATCTGTGACTATAAATGGTGATGTTTAGCCcaaaatgttttgatttttgggaCAAAATAACATCCCTTTTGGGATAAAAGATATGTGGATATATCATAACATTTAGtggatttttttatcaaatgattaaaaatagttaggcttaattgcacttttggtttcctatcttttcaaaagttacgattttggacctctaactaattaaaatacaaaacagccccatatgtattggatctttgacagttttggtcATCAAAgccaattttgacttggtcttcgctgacgtggcacccacataGGGGGCCAAGTTTTGACGCCACGTCAGCAAAGGccaagtcaaaattggccttgggggccaaaactgccaaagatccaatacataggggactgttttgtattttaattagttaggggtccaaaatcgcaacttttagaaagatagggagccaaaaatgcaattaagccaaatagTTAAGCACCATACAATACTTACTTGAGTTGCGAGAAAACCCTCTAAAACCTTCtattcaaatattaaatatcACCATTTTTAAGTTCAAAAATATGGGtggtgaagatcctctccatttggcaaaataaattgagttttgcaagttggagagagatagacacaaaaaatagattGTGGATCCTACCACTAAGTGGATCCcatcatcattaattatattttactttttttaagattttatgtgtctttatctctccaaattgaagaaatggagaaacacATAAATAGAGAGGAATCCTAACCCCAAAAATATGAAGGAGGAACTAAAATTAGAGATTTTAAAATAGAGACTAATTTCATGAATGAGTGAAAATTGACagatcaaaagtgtaattaagcttatttaatatttgaatttagaaGAAAATTAACCATGGaaccgtattttttttttttgtgagcgATTTGGCAGGCCCGCAACAACTTGAAAGATTAAAGTTCTAGATAACTCTAACCAAATTGGTCATTATGTCATCCATAACATTCTAACTGGTTGTGATccgattttataaaaaaaaaaaaaaaaagaaaaaaaaaaagacttgttgtgatATGAATAAAATCACCAAACAATTGGTATGAATGTTTCCAATTGGTTACAATCAACAGCAGTCAGCACCATGCATTGCAAGTAGAATTTTAACATATGGAACACATTACTCGATAAAATCCGACTTGTTGGCACCGCGGACctatcccaactaggttggcaccacTGTCCCAATCCAAAACCACCGGCCAAAATGAGTGGTAGATAAAGATAATGTAGAGATATAGATGGAGTTGCATCGCCAAATAATTGTATCACAAACTCATAGTGTGGGGCTGGCCAGGTGTGGTGGTGGCCGATTAAATAAGGAGGGAAACAAAAGAAGTGAAGAGCATGATTCTTTGAGAAAAAAAGAAACTGGTGTGGGGGTGCACCATAAAAATGTGTAATTGAGATTAATCCAACATACAAAAACTTTGATGCacctagagctgtcaaaaatggACCGGGCCTAAAAAACTAACGAAAAAATGCACTCGGGCTTTTTTGGCCCAAGCCTATTTGGGCCATACAAAAGTTGGGCCGGACTGACCCACCGGGCTTTGGCCGGCCCATTggcccatatttcattttatttttgttaaaaaacaacatatttttttttaaaaaattatcaactaatttaaaattaattaacaaaaaaatatttaaataaataaacttaataaatatggatgaatttagcttacacttttaaaattttaaagtttataaattattaatttgatttaattgaaagaataatctagactttaattattattattcaatgttaatgtaaaaattatttatatttttatgtccattcattcatattttagcaaaaaaataatggttaataactaatacataagaaaatacataaaaaaaaagtgaataaattttaaaaataaaacataaacgggccaggccgggctggcccatggCCCAACCGGGCCCTAGAATTCACGGTCCAATCATAAACGGGCcgggccgggctggcccatttCTATAGTCGGGCCTCTCGGGCCCAAGCCGGGCTGGGCCGGGCcggcccatttgacacctctagATGCACCATAGACTACTTCCAAATTTGTTATTACCATTTATTGTATAAAACTATCCTATCACCCTCTATTGCACTGCATAACATCCCTTCAAAGAATCAGCTTGTATTGAATCAAGGATGAGTTCATTTTACAATCACTGATCATCTAACTTTTATTGACTCAAATTATTCATTTTCGCttacatttaaatatattgtaGGAGTATATTAAGTATTAGCCATCGATTGCAATTGGAGTGTATGCAGTTCCAGGCATGATTCCTGCTCGGGAGGTCATCAAGGAAGAAATGGATTGTGTGAAGGGTAGTCCTCCTTCTGCCTTTTGTAAGCCCTGCGTGGCAGTAGCAGAAAGGGTATCATTGTTAATGTGCACAGTTCATTAATTTGtaatatatatccaaaaataaaGTGAAAGGCAAGCCAAAAAATTGGTAGTTAAGCACCTTGAAGCATTAAACCCTCCAAGTGCAACTGTTCCTAGAATAAGTAAAAGGAATGGAACTTTAATCATGGCAtgattttttcttcctccattGGCCCTTGGAACTCCAGTTCTCACAACTCGCCAATATTCAGCTGAATAACAAAAATGCCAcatttaaataagaaaataaaaatagaggcATTGCTTTTAGATGACAAATAGGAGGATTTAGAATAGGAATTCACCTGAAGTTGAAGCTTCTCCTCTACCACCTGtgtttcaaattttattcaGTACCTTGAAAGAAATTGCAATACAGATATAAATAAAGCAGTAGGATGAGATCAAGGTCCTTCAAAGGGAAGATAAGGGCCTTTTCCTAATCATATAATTCCCCAACGAGTTCACTTTGTTTTCGGAGTTTCTAACAGATgattttttaagggaaaaaaaaagagtaaaagaaACGTggcatttttgtaattaaaagtgAACATAAAAAACTAAAGTATTGAATGTAAACAGAAATTAAACAGACCCGTATCTATGCTCTAGGCAACCTCATCACACTTTGCCACTACCAAAGAAGATGAAACTTGTGAGACAAAAGGAACAAAGAATTTCAACTGCCAGTGTACTAGGACAACAACctaaagattttatttttcctttcaaatttgGAGCTGGGTAGGAaggaaaaataatgaaatatgaGGATTAATATGCTTGATCATTTTTACTTAGCCAGTCACTACATAATAATGCACAATTATGAATAACGTTCAAGCATGAAAATGCCTATAGATACTGATCGTGATCGTTCCCTGGATATCAAAGAAACaagataaaacaataaaagtgaGCTTTTGGAAAGTTATTTTTCCCTAAAATTTGGTCTTCCAGTCAGAGTACTAATTTGGTCTGACCATATACTATCTAAGGATGCTAATGTTATAAGCATAAAATTGTGAATTCAACTCAAATATCAAAGTGATATTTTGTACGATTAG containing:
- the LOC11425911 gene encoding meiosis regulator and mRNA stability factor 1, translating into MMEDGSTFSSAKISVWWDIENCQVPRYFNDANSIAQNITTALFNSNFHGPLSISSYGDTTRIPSHVQHALSSTGISLHHVPAGAKDASDKKILVDMLLWAIDNPAPANYLLISGDRDFSNALHQLRMRRYNILLAQPFCASKPLTAAAKIVWQWPTLIAGGPPFLTEPNPNCSRKLFYQPKPETDHNNNNNDTSSVANSEQVKTSKLFRLAPHEFFSSNHPTIIPISSTNLQTHNQDSTKSITDFNVHNNQLMLPLSHGNDDATHVGNASSEQLLGSNVRKVKSMPTISTYENLQGLVDVILVTLNTLMNEMVFPTEGNIIHCIRYGDPKYETLDIRKGLHCAIEQQKVVKRVFGTLRLYIVANENLWKCVNPLRGLPSHFPDAIWVRIEKFLASSSGRSAILASCNRYEASLILKKLCLEELVLGDVLKILEIIITIKKWIIPYHSRWQPITISLTETNDDS
- the LOC11430028 gene encoding uncharacterized protein, with the protein product MDANEARILLGFPPNSNPSPSQVKSAYKQKVWESHPDLFPSHEKPHAESKFKLISEAYTCLLPGGRGEASTSAEYWRVVRTGVPRANGGRKNHAMIKVPFLLLILGTVALGGFNASRAYKRQKEDYPSHNPFLP